Part of the Caballeronia sp. SL2Y3 genome is shown below.
TTCAACACGGCGGATTTTCTGACGCTCTTCCGCCTCTCCGACATCAACGCGCGTTACGCGCGGCACTTCATGGGCGACGCGGGACGTTAAGCGTCGGGAGGATGCTCAATCCGTGTAGATCACGCGATACGGCCGCCCAATCTTTTCCCATTCCATCGCTTCCTGCGCGAGGCTGTAGTCGGTCAGCGGATTGTTCGTGACCCACTCGCTCGGCAAACGCACTTCGAAGCCGCCGCCCGCGGCTTTCACCTCGATGCCGGGCAGCCCGACGTCCGTGCGGCGGCGCGACAGAAGCGCGGCGAGTCGCAGGCAGAACAGCAGCGTCCAGTCGACGCCGCGCGCCTGCGCGAGCTTGCCGAGCTTGCCCGCGTGACCGAGCACGAGCGCCGCGAGCCGCGCCTGATCCGTGCGCGAGAAGCCGGGCATGTCGGCATTGCTCGCGATATACGCCGAATGCTTGTGGTACGCGCTGTGCGCGATCGACAAGCCGATCTCGTGCAGCGACGCCGCCCACGCGAGAAACATGCGGTTCTCCGCGCTGCGCTCGCCGTCCGGCTCGCCGAGCTGATCGTAGAAGCTGATGGCCAGATTGCCGATGCGCTCCGCCTGCGCGGCATCGACGCCGTAACGGCGCTTGAAGCCTTCGACCGTCACCGTGCGCATGTCCTGATGCTGCGAGCGGCCGAGCAGGTCGTACAGCACGCCGAGACGCAGCGCGGCGTCGGTCGTATCGACGTATTCGATCCCCAGTTCCTCGAACACGCCGAGCATGATGGACAGGCCGCCCGCGAGCACCGGAATGCGGTCCGGCTTCAGCGCGACGAGCTTCAGCCGGTTCACGTTCTCCGCCTTGATGAGCGCGCGCTTCAGCCGTTCCAGCCCGCCGCGCGAGATGCCGTGCGTGTACTCGGGATCGTTGAAGCCGTTCGCCTCGACCAGTTCGGCGAGCGCCCGCGCCGTGCCCGACGAGCCGATCGCCTGATCCCAGCCGGTCTGCTTGTATTCGCGCGAGATGATCTGAATCTCGCGCTTGGCGGCGAGTTCGGCCTGACGCATCGTGTATTCGTCGACGTTGCCGGCCGGGAAGAACTGGCGGCTGTGGCTCACGCAGCCGATGTACAGGCTTTCCATGTGGATCGGCGTGTAATGCGCGCCGATGATGAACTCCGTCGATCCGCCGCCGATATCCACGACGAGCCGCTTGCCCGCGCTCGCCGGCACCGAATGCGCCGCGCCCGCGTAAATGAGGCGCGCTTCCTCGCGGCCCGCGATCACTTCGATCGGAAACCCCAACGCTATTTCGGCTTCGATCAGGAAGTCGTGCGCGTTTTTTGCGACGCGCAGCGTGTTGGTGGCGACCGCGCGCACCTGATCCGGGTGGAAGTCGCGCAGACGCTCGCCGAAACGCTTGAGCGCATCCCAGCCGCGCAACTGCGACGCGCGATCGAGCATCTTGTCCTTCGAAAGACCGGCGGCGAGACGCACCGGCTCGCGCAACGCATCGACCTGGTAGATCTGGCTGCCCGCGGGCGTTTCCTCGACCCGGCCGACGATCAGCCGGAAACTGTTCGATCCGAGGTCGACGGCGGCGAGAAGATGAGGATGAGTGACCATCGGATATCCGGGAAACGGTGAGGTGAGAAAGCGCAACCGCGTGTCAGCGACACGCTGCCGAGAGAGACACGAATTCTATTTCATGCCGGCGCGAACATCGGAAACCAAACTAGAAGCGCGAACGCGCGCGCCCGCTAGCGACGCTATCCGCAATGTGAGTAGAATTTGTGAAAATCGTTCTGTCACAATAAAGACATCCTAGTGTGAGATCATCCGAACGCTTTTCTGCCCTTCCGATCGAGACACCTTACGCCCAGCCGATGTCCATACGTTATCCGCTCTTCAACCGTGAACTAGGCATCCTGGGTTTCAACGAGCGGGTACTGGCGCAAGCCGCCGACACATCGGTGCCGCTGCTCGAACGTCTGCGCTTTATCTGCATTACGAGCAGCAATCTCGACGAATTTTTCGAAGTCCGCATGGCCGGTCTTCAGGAGCAGATGCGCGACAACCCCGGCACGCTCTCGCCGGACGGCATGTCGCTGCAACACGTCTACGATCTCGTCTCTGAACGCGCGCAACGCCTCGTGCATCAACAATACGCGATGCTGCACGAGACAGTATTGCCCGCGCTCGAAATGGAAGGAATTTATTTTCACGGCGCGGAGACCTGGAGCGAACAGCAGACCGCGTGGGCGCGCGAATACTTCCAGAACGAACTGCTGCCGGTGCTGACGCCGATCGGGCTCGATCCCGCGCACCCTTTTCCGCGCGTGCTGAACAAGAGCCTGAACTTCGTCGTCGAACTCGAAGGCACCGACGCGTTCGGCCGTCAGGCGATGATGGGCATCGTGCAGGCGCCGCGCGCGTTGCCGCGCCTCGTGCGCATGCCGGAAGCGCTCTCGGGTTATCCGCATGGTTTCGTGCTGCTGAGTTCTTTCATGCAGCACTTCGTGAGCGAACTCTTTCCGCATCTGACGGTGCGCAACTGCAATCAGTTTCGCATCACGCGCAATAGCGAGCTTTTCGTCGACGAAGACGAAATCACGAATCTGCGCGTCGCGTTGCAGGGCGAACTGCCCGCGCGGCATCTGGGCAACGCGGTGCGGCTCGAAGTATCCGCGGAAACGCCGCCGCATCTCATTCGCCGTCTGCTCGACGAAAGCCAGCTCAATCCGCGCGACTGCTATCGCGTGAACGGACCGGTCAATCTCGTGCGGCTCATGCAGTTGCCCGAAATGGTGGACCGGCCGGACCTCAAGTTCGTGCCGCACATTCCGTCGGTGCCGAAGTCGATTGCGAATACGACCAATCTCTTCGATGCCATCGATCAGGGCGATATCCTGCTGCATCATCCGTACGAGAGCTTTCAGCCCGTCCTGGAACTGCTGTTGCAAGCGGCCAAAGATCCGCAAGTGGTGGCGATCAAGCAGACCATCTACCGCACGGGCACCGATTCGCCGCTGATGGACGCGCTCATGCAGGCCGCGCGCAACGGCAAGGAAGTGACCGTGGTGGTGGAACTGCTCGCGCGCTTCGACGAAGAAACGAACATCAACTGGGCGTCGCAGCTCGAAGCGGTGGGCGCGCATGTCGTGTACGGCGTGGTCGGCCACAAGTGCCACGCGAAGATGATGCTGATCGTGCGCCGCGTGTCGCAAGGCGGCAAGACCGTGCTCAAGCGTTACGCGCATCTCGGCACCGGCAACTATCATCCGCGCACGGCGCGTCTCTATACCGACTTCGGCCTCATGACCGCCGATCAGCAGATGTGCGAAGACGTGCATCACGTCTTTCAGCAGTTGACGGGCATCGGCGGCGAGCTTGCGCTGCATCAGCTATGGCAGTCGCCGTTCACGCTGCATGCGAAGCTGATCGAAGCGATTCGCGCCGAAGCCGAACATGCGCGCGCGGGACGGCGGGCGCGCATCGTCGCGAAGATGAACGCGCTGCTCGAACCGACCGTGATCGCGGCGCTCTACGAGGCATCGCATGCGGGCGTGAAGATCGACCTGATCGTGCGTGGTGTGTGTTCGCTGAAGCCGGGCGTCGAAGATCTGTCGGAGAACATCACGGTGCGCTCGATCGTCGGGCGTTTCCTCGAACATCACCGCATCTTCTATTTCTATGCGAACGGCAAGGAAGACGTGTATCTGTCGAGCGCCGACTGGATGGATCGCAACTTCTTTCGCCGCGTCGAAGTGGCGTTCCCGATCCGCGACCGGCGTCTCAAGCGCCGCGTGATCGCCGAAGGCCTGTCCGTGTGTCTCGGCGACAATCAGTCGGCCTGGGTCATGCAAAGCGACGGGCACTATCGCAAGCGCCGTTCGGGCAAGGCGCTGCGCAATGCACAGTTGGGACTGCTCGCGAAGTTCTGTTCCTGATTCCTGACGACACGGCGCGCAACGCGCCGTGCGAATTCAAGCCGCCACGGACTTGCGCAATGCCGTGCGCGACGCGGGAAAGCGCACGATGAACGTGCTGCCCCGCCCCACTTCGCTTTTCACGTCGAGATCGGCATGATGCCGTTGCAGCACATGCTTCACGATGGCAAGCCCGAGCCCCGTGCCGCCCGTATCGCGCGAACGGCTCCGGTCCACGCGATAAAAGCGCTCTGTCAAGCGCGGAATATGCTCCGCCGGAATGCCTAAGCCGGAATCGCGCACGGTAA
Proteins encoded:
- the ppx gene encoding exopolyphosphatase, translating into MVTHPHLLAAVDLGSNSFRLIVGRVEETPAGSQIYQVDALREPVRLAAGLSKDKMLDRASQLRGWDALKRFGERLRDFHPDQVRAVATNTLRVAKNAHDFLIEAEIALGFPIEVIAGREEARLIYAGAAHSVPASAGKRLVVDIGGGSTEFIIGAHYTPIHMESLYIGCVSHSRQFFPAGNVDEYTMRQAELAAKREIQIISREYKQTGWDQAIGSSGTARALAELVEANGFNDPEYTHGISRGGLERLKRALIKAENVNRLKLVALKPDRIPVLAGGLSIMLGVFEELGIEYVDTTDAALRLGVLYDLLGRSQHQDMRTVTVEGFKRRYGVDAAQAERIGNLAISFYDQLGEPDGERSAENRMFLAWAASLHEIGLSIAHSAYHKHSAYIASNADMPGFSRTDQARLAALVLGHAGKLGKLAQARGVDWTLLFCLRLAALLSRRRTDVGLPGIEVKAAGGGFEVRLPSEWVTNNPLTDYSLAQEAMEWEKIGRPYRVIYTD
- the ppk1 gene encoding polyphosphate kinase 1, encoding MSIRYPLFNRELGILGFNERVLAQAADTSVPLLERLRFICITSSNLDEFFEVRMAGLQEQMRDNPGTLSPDGMSLQHVYDLVSERAQRLVHQQYAMLHETVLPALEMEGIYFHGAETWSEQQTAWAREYFQNELLPVLTPIGLDPAHPFPRVLNKSLNFVVELEGTDAFGRQAMMGIVQAPRALPRLVRMPEALSGYPHGFVLLSSFMQHFVSELFPHLTVRNCNQFRITRNSELFVDEDEITNLRVALQGELPARHLGNAVRLEVSAETPPHLIRRLLDESQLNPRDCYRVNGPVNLVRLMQLPEMVDRPDLKFVPHIPSVPKSIANTTNLFDAIDQGDILLHHPYESFQPVLELLLQAAKDPQVVAIKQTIYRTGTDSPLMDALMQAARNGKEVTVVVELLARFDEETNINWASQLEAVGAHVVYGVVGHKCHAKMMLIVRRVSQGGKTVLKRYAHLGTGNYHPRTARLYTDFGLMTADQQMCEDVHHVFQQLTGIGGELALHQLWQSPFTLHAKLIEAIRAEAEHARAGRRARIVAKMNALLEPTVIAALYEASHAGVKIDLIVRGVCSLKPGVEDLSENITVRSIVGRFLEHHRIFYFYANGKEDVYLSSADWMDRNFFRRVEVAFPIRDRRLKRRVIAEGLSVCLGDNQSAWVMQSDGHYRKRRSGKALRNAQLGLLAKFCS